A window from Planococcus maritimus encodes these proteins:
- the grpE gene encoding nucleotide exchange factor GrpE: protein MSNEKETIKQQDLEQDAAQQEKQDAVDQTAETVDAEPATAESADQAQADEPVDEKAELQAQLEEEQNKYLRLLADYDNFKRRAKKDQELAKQFRSQSLLTDLLPVLDNFDRALAVEAKSEESASLLKGLEMVKKSLADAVTSEGLEEIKAVGEPFDPHFHQAVMQESDADSEPGTVLQELQKGYTLNGRVLRPAMVKVNE, encoded by the coding sequence TTGTCGAATGAAAAAGAAACAATCAAACAACAAGACCTAGAGCAGGACGCTGCCCAGCAAGAAAAGCAGGATGCTGTAGACCAAACAGCTGAAACCGTTGATGCGGAGCCGGCAACTGCCGAATCGGCTGATCAAGCACAAGCAGATGAGCCGGTAGATGAGAAAGCTGAACTTCAAGCCCAGCTTGAAGAAGAGCAGAACAAATACTTGCGTTTGCTTGCGGATTATGACAATTTCAAGCGTCGCGCGAAAAAAGATCAGGAACTGGCAAAACAATTCCGTTCCCAATCATTACTGACAGATCTTCTGCCAGTGTTGGATAATTTCGACCGCGCTCTTGCTGTCGAAGCGAAAAGCGAAGAATCCGCTTCTCTTTTGAAAGGCCTTGAAATGGTCAAGAAATCCTTGGCTGACGCTGTGACGTCGGAAGGCTTAGAAGAGATTAAAGCGGTTGGCGAACCATTCGACCCTCATTTCCATCAAGCAGTCATGCAGGAAAGCGATGCAGACAGCGAGCCAGGAACAGTGTTACAAGAGCTTCAAAAGGGGTATACCTTGAATGGCAGAGTGCTTCGCCCGGCTATGGTAAAAGTGAACGAATAA
- the dnaJ gene encoding molecular chaperone DnaJ — protein MNKRDYYEVLGVSKDASKEEIKKAYRKLSKQYHPDINKEANASEKFQEVKEAYEVLSDEQKRSQYDQFGHQDPNQGFGGGGFGGAEGFGFDDIFSTFFGGGTRRRDPNAPRKGDDLQYSMTIDFLDAVFGQETEIEIPKDETCETCDGSGAKPGTSKKTCPYCEGAGQLNVAQDTPFGRMVNRRACHHCEGTGQIIEEKCTTCRGAGKVRKLKKIKVTVPAGVDDGQQLRVSGQGGPGINGGPAGDLYVLFRVKPHAQFERDGDDIHLELPITYPQAALGDEIEVPTISGKVKLKIPAGTQNGARFRLRGKGVQNVHGYGVGDQHITIKVKVPSKLSEKQRQLLREFAEVSGDIPEEQSSSLFDKIKRTIKGD, from the coding sequence ATGAATAAGCGAGACTATTACGAAGTCCTTGGTGTTTCTAAGGATGCTTCAAAAGAGGAAATTAAGAAAGCGTATCGAAAGCTTTCCAAACAATATCACCCGGACATTAACAAAGAAGCGAATGCATCGGAGAAGTTTCAAGAAGTCAAGGAAGCTTATGAAGTACTGAGCGACGAGCAAAAACGTTCCCAATATGACCAATTCGGCCACCAAGATCCAAACCAAGGCTTTGGCGGTGGAGGATTCGGCGGAGCAGAAGGCTTTGGCTTCGACGATATTTTCAGCACGTTCTTCGGTGGTGGCACACGTCGCCGCGATCCGAATGCCCCGAGAAAAGGCGATGACTTGCAATATTCCATGACCATCGATTTCTTGGATGCCGTATTCGGCCAAGAAACAGAAATCGAAATTCCAAAAGATGAAACCTGTGAAACTTGCGACGGTTCCGGAGCGAAGCCTGGAACGAGCAAGAAAACTTGCCCATATTGTGAAGGCGCTGGCCAATTGAACGTGGCGCAAGATACGCCGTTCGGACGTATGGTCAACCGCAGAGCATGCCATCATTGTGAAGGCACTGGGCAGATCATTGAAGAGAAATGCACCACTTGCCGCGGTGCAGGAAAAGTAAGAAAACTGAAGAAAATCAAAGTGACAGTTCCAGCTGGCGTCGATGATGGGCAGCAGTTGCGCGTGTCAGGCCAAGGTGGACCCGGCATCAACGGCGGTCCTGCAGGAGATCTTTACGTATTGTTCCGCGTCAAGCCTCACGCGCAATTCGAGCGTGACGGAGACGACATTCATTTGGAACTGCCAATTACGTATCCACAAGCGGCGCTAGGCGATGAAATTGAAGTGCCGACGATTTCCGGAAAAGTGAAACTGAAGATCCCGGCAGGAACGCAAAACGGCGCACGTTTCCGCTTGCGTGGAAAAGGTGTTCAAAATGTTCATGGCTACGGTGTTGGCGATCAGCACATCACCATCAAAGTGAAAGTGCCATCAAAATTGAGCGAAAAACAACGCCAATTGCTGCGTGAGTTTGCGGAAGTTTCTGGAGATATCCCAGAAGAGCAAAGCAGTTCATTGTTTGACAAGATCAAAAGAACCATCAAAGGTGATTAA
- a CDS encoding 16S rRNA (uracil(1498)-N(3))-methyltransferase has protein sequence MQRYFLEETEPGKDDLAITGDDAKHIAKVMRQSVGDQLIAVVSGTVHLAEITEIAADVHIKLIRELEDRSELPKKVTIACGLPKGDKLELITQKATELGMNSLLPYSAERSIVKWDGAKSAKKIERLSKIAKEAAEQSHRSRIPTIQSVHTFKELLSAAKNYDAVIVAYEEEAKKSGGSRFAEILESLYDKDSILLVFGPEGGISEAEAAALKEAGAQFAALGPRILRTETAPLYALSAISYEFE, from the coding sequence ATGCAACGATATTTTCTGGAAGAGACAGAACCCGGCAAAGATGATTTGGCGATTACGGGAGACGATGCCAAACACATCGCCAAAGTGATGAGGCAATCAGTAGGTGATCAATTGATCGCTGTAGTATCAGGAACTGTACATTTAGCAGAAATCACGGAAATTGCTGCTGATGTCCATATCAAACTGATCCGCGAGCTCGAAGACCGCAGTGAGTTGCCAAAAAAAGTAACGATTGCCTGTGGCTTACCTAAAGGCGATAAGCTCGAACTAATCACTCAAAAAGCGACAGAGCTCGGGATGAATTCGCTGTTGCCATATTCGGCGGAACGGTCGATCGTCAAATGGGATGGTGCCAAAAGCGCAAAGAAAATCGAGCGCTTGAGCAAAATTGCTAAGGAAGCTGCCGAGCAATCGCATCGGAGCCGCATTCCAACCATCCAGTCTGTGCACACTTTTAAAGAATTGTTGAGCGCAGCGAAAAATTACGATGCGGTCATCGTCGCTTACGAAGAAGAGGCGAAAAAGAGCGGCGGCAGCCGGTTTGCCGAAATTCTGGAATCATTGTATGATAAGGATTCAATCTTACTTGTTTTTGGTCCGGAAGGCGGCATTTCAGAGGCGGAAGCAGCTGCACTCAAAGAGGCCGGCGCACAATTCGCTGCACTTGGCCCGCGCATACTGCGCACAGAGACGGCCCCACTTTATGCTTTGTCTGCAATATCCTATGAGTTTGAATAA
- the dnaK gene encoding molecular chaperone DnaK, which produces MSKIIGIDLGTTNSAVAVLEGGEPKIIPNPEGNRTTPSVVSFKNGERQVGEVAKRQSITNPNTIQSVKRLMGTQEKVTAEDKEYTAQEVSAMILQYIKGYAEDYLGEKVTKAVITVPAYFNDAERQATKDAGRIAGLEVERIINEPTAAALAYGLDKMEKDETVLVYDLGGGTFDVSILELGDGVFEVKSTAGDNRLGGDDFDKLIIDYLVQEFKKENGIDLSKDKMATQRLKDAAEKAKKDLSGVTTTQISLPFITAGEAGPLHMEMNLSRAKFDELTSALVERTMGPTRQALKDAGVSASELDRVILVGGSTRIPAVQEAVKKETGKDPHKGVNPDEVVAMGAAVQGGVLTGDVQDVVLLDVTPLSLGIETMGGVFTKLIERNTTIPTSKSQTFSTAADNQPAVDIHVMQGERPMAADNKTLGRFQLTDIPPAPRGVPQIEVSFDIDKNGIVSVKAKDLGTQKEQTITIQSSTTLTDDEIDRMVKEAEENAEADAKRKEEVELRNEADQAVFTTDKTIEDLGEAVSEDEKKQAEEARDELKTALEGTDIEDIRTKKDKLQELLQGFAMKAYEQAAQDQQGAEGGAEQGNDDGVVDADFEEVNDNKDK; this is translated from the coding sequence ATGAGCAAAATTATCGGAATTGACTTAGGTACAACAAACTCAGCGGTCGCAGTTTTAGAAGGCGGCGAACCAAAAATCATCCCAAACCCAGAAGGCAACCGCACAACGCCTTCGGTCGTATCATTTAAAAACGGCGAACGCCAAGTCGGTGAAGTAGCAAAACGCCAATCCATCACGAACCCAAACACGATCCAATCTGTTAAACGTTTGATGGGCACACAAGAAAAAGTGACAGCTGAAGACAAAGAGTACACAGCTCAGGAAGTTTCTGCGATGATCCTTCAATACATCAAAGGCTATGCTGAAGATTATCTCGGAGAAAAAGTCACGAAAGCCGTTATCACGGTACCGGCATACTTCAACGATGCAGAACGCCAAGCGACGAAAGACGCTGGCCGCATCGCTGGACTTGAAGTGGAACGTATCATCAACGAGCCGACAGCTGCAGCACTTGCTTACGGCCTTGATAAAATGGAAAAAGACGAAACAGTCTTGGTTTATGACCTTGGCGGCGGTACATTTGACGTATCGATCCTTGAACTAGGCGACGGCGTCTTCGAAGTAAAATCAACTGCCGGCGACAACCGTTTGGGCGGCGATGATTTCGATAAACTGATCATCGATTACCTAGTACAAGAATTCAAAAAAGAAAACGGCATCGACTTGTCAAAAGATAAAATGGCGACACAACGCTTGAAAGATGCTGCTGAAAAAGCGAAAAAAGATTTGTCTGGTGTTACAACGACTCAAATCTCCTTGCCATTTATCACAGCTGGTGAAGCCGGACCGCTTCACATGGAGATGAACCTATCACGCGCGAAATTCGACGAGTTGACTTCAGCTCTAGTTGAACGCACGATGGGACCTACTCGCCAAGCATTGAAAGACGCAGGTGTTTCCGCTTCAGAACTTGATCGCGTAATTCTAGTTGGTGGATCTACTCGTATCCCAGCTGTCCAAGAAGCTGTTAAGAAAGAAACAGGAAAAGACCCTCATAAAGGCGTTAACCCGGATGAAGTTGTTGCAATGGGTGCAGCTGTACAAGGCGGCGTATTGACTGGCGACGTTCAAGACGTGGTATTGCTAGACGTAACACCATTGTCTCTAGGTATTGAAACAATGGGCGGCGTGTTCACGAAATTGATCGAACGCAATACGACAATCCCAACATCTAAATCGCAGACATTCTCTACGGCAGCGGACAACCAGCCAGCCGTTGATATCCATGTTATGCAAGGTGAACGTCCGATGGCAGCGGATAACAAAACTCTTGGCCGTTTCCAATTGACGGATATCCCGCCAGCACCGCGCGGTGTACCACAAATCGAAGTTAGCTTCGATATCGACAAAAACGGCATTGTTAGTGTCAAAGCGAAAGACCTTGGCACGCAAAAAGAACAAACCATCACAATTCAATCAAGCACAACGCTTACAGATGACGAAATCGACCGCATGGTGAAAGAAGCGGAAGAAAATGCTGAAGCGGATGCGAAGCGTAAAGAAGAAGTAGAACTTCGCAACGAAGCAGATCAAGCAGTCTTCACGACAGACAAAACAATTGAAGACCTAGGTGAAGCGGTTTCTGAAGATGAGAAAAAACAAGCTGAAGAGGCGCGCGATGAGTTGAAAACAGCGCTTGAAGGCACAGACATCGAAGATATCCGTACGAAGAAAGACAAATTGCAAGAGCTTCTTCAAGGCTTTGCCATGAAAGCTTACGAGCAAGCAGCCCAGGATCAACAGGGTGCTGAAGGCGGAGCAGAGCAAGGAAATGATGACGGCGTGGTCGACGCTGATTTTGAAGAAGTAAACGACAATAAAGACAAGTAA
- the prmA gene encoding 50S ribosomal protein L11 methyltransferase, producing the protein MKWSELSIHTTNEAIESISNILHEAGASGVVIEDSEDLTKDREDVFGEIYSLDPEDFPTEGVILKAYLPVNSFLGEAVEGIKLAINNLAEFNINVGRNVVTISEVNEEDWATSWKKYYHPVKISKRFTIVPTWETYHPVSSDELLIELDPGMAFGTGTHPTTVMSLQALEKHVKRDNTVIDVGTGSGVLAIGAALLEAASVRALDLDEIAVKAAGLNVKLNKVQNRVDVFHGNLLDAIDNPADVVVANILAEIIMSFTDDAFQAVKPGGIYITSGIIAQKKNDVKQALENSGFVIEDIMMMEDWVTIISKKPL; encoded by the coding sequence GTGAAATGGTCTGAACTGTCGATTCATACAACGAACGAGGCGATTGAATCAATTTCCAACATTCTGCACGAGGCAGGGGCGAGCGGGGTCGTCATTGAGGATTCAGAGGATTTGACGAAAGACCGTGAAGATGTATTCGGTGAGATCTATTCACTCGATCCTGAAGACTTTCCGACAGAAGGTGTCATCTTGAAAGCGTATCTTCCCGTTAACAGTTTTTTAGGGGAAGCGGTAGAAGGCATCAAACTGGCTATCAATAACCTGGCAGAATTCAACATCAATGTTGGGCGCAATGTCGTCACTATTAGCGAAGTCAATGAAGAAGACTGGGCGACATCGTGGAAGAAATATTACCACCCTGTTAAAATTTCGAAAAGATTCACCATTGTTCCGACTTGGGAAACGTACCACCCAGTTTCAAGCGATGAACTGCTCATCGAACTTGACCCAGGGATGGCATTTGGCACCGGCACACACCCGACGACGGTCATGAGCCTGCAGGCACTCGAAAAGCACGTCAAGCGGGACAATACAGTAATCGATGTCGGAACCGGTTCGGGCGTCCTTGCAATCGGTGCGGCCTTGCTTGAGGCAGCATCGGTCAGAGCGCTGGACCTTGATGAAATTGCCGTAAAAGCGGCAGGATTGAATGTTAAATTGAACAAAGTCCAGAACCGTGTCGATGTGTTCCATGGCAATTTGCTCGATGCGATTGATAACCCGGCAGATGTAGTCGTGGCGAATATTCTCGCAGAGATCATCATGTCGTTTACGGACGATGCGTTCCAAGCTGTCAAACCGGGTGGCATTTACATTACCTCTGGAATCATTGCACAGAAGAAGAACGATGTGAAACAAGCGCTAGAAAATTCAGGATTTGTCATCGAAGACATTATGATGATGGAAGACTGGGTAACGATCATTTCAAAAAAACCGCTATAA